One Acidobacteriota bacterium DNA window includes the following coding sequences:
- a CDS encoding acetamidase/formamidase family protein, whose translation MATMIPKNHSVYSFSSLQSPVCEVTPGTVLTFETSDEQYERLSRGESVQAVRKLTNPVTGPVAIQGAQKGDAICVEVLDIQISRAWAVWVPNLGSLGHKTQTIQVKEVLIQNQTLHLSPRLTVDLDPMIGCIGVAPKKGVGSTVAPAGRWGGNMDLRELRSGTSIWLPVFHPGGLLSIGDLHAAMGTGEPTCIAIEASGQVTVRIELIPKAGIESPRLFVPGATMCVGIGQSIEQAQLSAIDQAYQVLVEKFGLSDFEAYAYASAKLELRFGGPASPIVLAVVPDLPFNNKNYQITENSDSF comes from the coding sequence ATGGCCACTATGATTCCCAAGAATCACTCGGTTTACAGCTTTTCTTCCCTTCAGTCGCCCGTGTGTGAAGTGACCCCAGGGACAGTCCTGACATTTGAAACGTCTGACGAGCAATATGAACGCCTCAGCCGTGGCGAATCCGTTCAGGCAGTTCGGAAATTGACCAACCCGGTGACCGGCCCGGTGGCGATCCAGGGTGCACAGAAAGGTGATGCGATTTGTGTGGAAGTACTCGATATCCAGATCAGTCGGGCCTGGGCAGTCTGGGTACCGAACCTCGGTAGCCTCGGCCACAAGACCCAAACGATTCAAGTAAAAGAAGTTCTCATCCAGAACCAAACTTTGCATTTGAGTCCGCGATTGACAGTTGACCTTGATCCAATGATCGGCTGCATCGGTGTGGCACCCAAAAAAGGTGTTGGGTCAACAGTTGCCCCAGCAGGACGATGGGGTGGGAATATGGACCTCCGGGAATTGCGAAGCGGAACCAGCATCTGGTTGCCCGTGTTTCATCCTGGCGGCCTGCTCTCGATTGGGGACCTGCACGCCGCCATGGGCACGGGTGAACCAACCTGCATTGCCATCGAAGCCAGTGGCCAGGTCACAGTCCGGATTGAGCTGATTCCCAAAGCCGGGATTGAATCGCCACGGTTGTTTGTCCCAGGAGCAACTATGTGTGTTGGCATTGGCCAAAGTATTGAACAGGCTCAACTTTCGGCCATTGATCAGGCATATCAGGTTTTAGTGGAAAAGTTTGGTTTGAGTGACTTCGAAGCTTACGCTTATGCCTCGGCAAAGCTTGAACTCAGATTCGGAGGCCCTGCCTCACCGATTGTGCTGGCAGTTGTGCCAGATCTACCATTCAACAACAAGAACTACCAAATTACTGAAAATTCTGATTCTTTCTGA